The proteins below are encoded in one region of Hordeum vulgare subsp. vulgare chromosome 3H, MorexV3_pseudomolecules_assembly, whole genome shotgun sequence:
- the LOC123440584 gene encoding laccase-3 gives MASSGLLLLLGCLASALLAGATKVHHHEFIVQETPVKRLCEEHNIITVNGQFPGPTLEVREGDTLVVNVVNRAQYNVTIHWHGIRQFRTGWADGPEFVTQCPIKPGGSYKYRFTIEGQEGTLWWHAHSSWLRATVYGALIIRPREDKPYPFEKPSREVPILLGEWWNANPVEVIREAQRTGGGPNVSDAFTVNGQPGDLYNCSREDTTAISVKPGETALLRFINSALNHELFVSIASHKMTVVGVDASYTKPFVTSVLMIAPGQTTDVLVTMDQAPTRYYIAARGYVTAQGVAFDNTTTTAILEYDCGCTTELGPTIPPAFPTLPAFNDTGAATAFSAGIKSPRKVEIPSPVDENLFFTVGLGLFNCEPGQLCGGPNNNTRFTASMNNVSFVFPKATSLLHAHYYDMPGVFTTDFPAYPPVQFDYTAQNVSQSLWQPIPATKLYKLRFGSVVQVVLQDTSIVTPENHPIHLHGYDFYILAEGFGNYDAEKDADKFNLENPPQRNTVAVPVNGWAVIRFRADNPGVWLMHCHLDVHITWGLAMAFLVEDGYGELQSLEAPPVDLPMC, from the exons ATGGCGTCCTCTGGGCTGCTCCTTCTCCTCGGCTGCCTCGCGTCGGCCCTGCTCGCCGGCGCCACCAAAGTGCACCACCACGAGTTCATC GTCCAGGAGACGCCGGTGAAGCGGCTGTGCGAGGAGCACAACATCATCACGGTGAACGGGCAGTTCCCGGGGCCGACGCTGGAGGTCCGGGAGGGGGACACCCTGGTGGTCAACGTGGTGAACCGCGCGCAGTACAACGTCACCATCCATTGGCACGGCATCCGGCAGTTCAGGACGGGGTGGGCGGACGGGCCCGAGTTCGTGACGCAGTGTCCGATCAAGCCCGGCGGCAGCTACAAGTACCGGTTCACCATCGAGGGCCAGGAGGGCACCCTGTGGTGGCACGCCCACAGCTCCTGGCTCCGGGCCACCGTCTACGGCGCCCTCATCATCCGGCCCCGGGAGGACAAGCCCTACCCCTTCGAGAAGCCATCGCGTGAGGTGCCCATCCTCCTCGGCGAATGGTGGAACGCCAACCCCGTCGAGGTCATCCGGGAGGCGCAGAGGACCGGCGGCGGGCCCAACGTCTCTGACGCCTTCACCGTCAACGGCCAGCCCGGCGACCTCTACAACTGCTCCCGCGAAG ACACCACCGCCATCTCGGTGAAGCCCGGGGAGACGGCGCTGCTGCGGTTCATCAACTCTGCGCTCAACCACGAGCTCTTCGTCTCCATCGCCAGCCACAAGATGACGGTCGTCGGCGTCGACGCGTCCTACACCAAGCCGTTCGTCACCTCCGTGCTCATGATCGCGCCGGGCCAGACCACCGATGTGCTCGTCACCATGGACCAGGCGCCCACGCGCTACTACATCGCCGCGCGGGGCTACGTCACCGCGCAGGGCGTGGCGttcgacaacaccaccaccaccgctatCCTCGAGTACGACTGCGGCTGTACCACAGAGTTGGGCCCCACCATCCCGCCGGCCTTCCCGACCCTCCCGGCATTCAACGACACCGGCGCCGCCACGGCCTTCTCCGCGGGCATCAAGAGCCCACGGAAGGTCGAGATCCCCAGCCCCGTCGACGAGAACCTCTTCTTCACCGTCGGCCTCGGGCTGTTCAACTGCGAGCCGGGGCAGCTATGCGGCGGGCCGAACAACAACACCCGCTTCACGGCCAGCATGAACAACGTCTCCTTCGTCTTCCCCAAGGCCACCTCCCTCCTCCACGCGCACTACTACGACATGCCGGGCGTGTTCACCACTGACTTCCCGGCCTACCCGCCGGTGCAGTTCGACTACACGGCGCAGAACGTCAGCCAAAGCCTGTGGCAGCCGATTCCGGCGACCAAGCTATACAAGCTCAGGTTCGGCTCCGTGGTGCAGGTCGTCCTGCAGGACACCAGCATCGTCACGCCGGAGAACCATCCCATCCACCTCCACGGATACGACTTCTACATCCTCGCCGAGGGCTTCGGCAACTACGACGCCGAGAAGGACGCCGACAAGTTCAACCTCGAGAACCCACCTCAGAGGAATACCGTGGCGGTGCCGGTGAACGGCTGGGCGGTCATCCGGTTCCGCGCCGACAACCCGGGGGTGTGGCTCATGCACTGCCATCTCGATGTGCACATCACCTGGGGCCTGGCAATGGCGTTTCTGGTGGAGGACGGATATGGCGAGCTTCAGTCCCTGGAGGCGCCTCCAGTTGATCTTCCAATGTGCTAA